The genomic stretch CTGGACCTCTTCGACGTAGTTGACCCGCTTGACCCGGACGTCCTTGAGCTCGACGCCGAACTGGGTCGTGATCTTGGCCGCGTCCTCGAGGATGATCTGCGAAAGCTTCTCGCGGCCGGTTTCGATTTTGGCCGTGACCTCCGAGAAATCCTGGAGGGCCGAGTCTTCGGAGATCTCGAACGGCCGGTTGGTCGAGCGGACGATTTCGATCAGGTCGAATTTGGCGATGATGTTGCGGGTCTCGCCGTCGACGATGTCGTCCAGGCGCGAATGGGCGCCCCGCTCGTCGCCGACGCGCTGAAAGAAGACCAGCGGGTCGCTGATCCGCCAGCGGCAGTAGGTGTCGACCCAGATGTACTTCTTGTCCTTGGTCGGAATCTGGTTCGGGTCGCCGTCCCATTCCAGCCAGCGCTTTTCGAAGTAGTTGGCCTTTTGAACGAACGGCATCTTGAAGTGGACGCCGGGTTTGGTCACGGTGCCGCCGATCGGCTCGCCGAACTGGGTCACGACGACTTGGTTGGTCTCGCTGACGATGTAGATGGAGCCGGTCAGCACGATCAGGGCGATCGCGCCCAGGCCGATGAGGAGGATGTTCCGCATCCGGGCGCTCACTTCTTCACCTCCTGGTTGAGGTTGAGCAGGGGCAGAATCCCCCGCGACTTGTCGTCCATGATGAACTTCTTCTCGATCTTGCTCATGACCTCGTTAATCGTCTCGAGATAGAGCCGCTTGCGGGTGACCGCGGGCGCCTTGACGTATTCGCGGTAGACCTGGGTGAAGCGG from Candidatus Aminicenantes bacterium encodes the following:
- the hflC gene encoding protease modulator HflC gives rise to the protein MSARMRNILLIGLGAIALIVLTGSIYIVSETNQVVVTQFGEPIGGTVTKPGVHFKMPFVQKANYFEKRWLEWDGDPNQIPTKDKKYIWVDTYCRWRISDPLVFFQRVGDERGAHSRLDDIVDGETRNIIAKFDLIEIVRSTNRPFEISEDSALQDFSEVTAKIETGREKLSQIILEDAAKITTQFGVELKDVRVKRVNYVEEVQRKVFDRMIAERKRIASKYRSEGDGKSAEIRGQKEKELKRIQSEAYRKAQEVKGKADAEATRIYAGAYNLDPEFYAFMKSLDTYRTSLTKETVLLLGTDSEFLKYLNNSTIR